One Bartonella tribocorum CIP 105476 genomic window carries:
- a CDS encoding helix-turn-helix domain-containing protein yields the protein MQNQNLNIDLFVGKKIRLRRKRLKMSQTTLGNALGISFQQVQKYEKGLNRVSAGRLMEISDILNVPISFFYADIITKQHALSSHDEVISNTEEYQLLKKFRVLTTIKKRAILQLLSDENTS from the coding sequence ATGCAAAATCAAAATCTTAATATTGATCTTTTTGTTGGCAAAAAAATTCGCTTGAGACGAAAAAGGCTAAAGATGTCTCAAACAACTTTAGGAAACGCTTTAGGAATAAGTTTCCAACAAGTTCAAAAATATGAAAAAGGCTTAAATCGTGTAAGCGCAGGGCGTTTAATGGAAATTTCTGATATCCTCAATGTTCCGATTTCCTTTTTTTATGCGGATATCATCACAAAACAACATGCCCTCTCCTCTCACGATGAAGTCATCTCGAACACAGAAGAATACCAACTGCTCAAAAAATTTAGAGTTTTGACCACGATAAAAAAGAGAGCTATTTTGCAGTTACTTTCTGATGAGAATACAAGCTAA
- a CDS encoding TIR domain-containing protein yields the protein MKYSGTFEDLKNIVKTAGYKIKETKSLSLNSSGGYQIKTFNGGIINWYENTGTINFQGKENIKQKLREDLAKHIEEKSQTFSPKTAFNTSNKKIFIVHGHDHVALKQLTSILNDLNLEPYILQNTGGNGLTIIEALEQGICNDFIKFGIVLLTPDDIGYAKSKGKKTAQPRARQNVIFEMGMLMNALSRKNVAILIKQELELPSDIHGIIYIPFKKHVKETLKDLSYRLCEAGFNLDAKKVSHASR from the coding sequence GTGAAATATAGCGGAACGTTTGAAGACCTTAAAAATATAGTTAAAACAGCTGGATATAAAATCAAAGAAACTAAATCTCTATCACTTAATTCCTCTGGAGGATACCAGATCAAAACCTTCAATGGAGGAATTATTAATTGGTATGAAAATACAGGAACAATCAACTTTCAAGGCAAAGAAAATATAAAACAGAAGTTAAGAGAAGACTTAGCAAAGCATATAGAAGAAAAATCACAAACCTTTTCCCCCAAAACGGCTTTCAATACCTCAAATAAAAAAATTTTTATCGTTCATGGTCATGACCACGTTGCCCTAAAGCAACTTACATCTATTCTTAATGATCTTAATCTTGAACCATACATTTTACAAAATACTGGCGGGAATGGCTTAACCATCATTGAAGCTTTAGAACAAGGAATTTGTAATGATTTCATAAAATTCGGTATTGTGCTGCTTACTCCCGATGATATAGGTTATGCCAAATCTAAAGGTAAAAAAACAGCACAGCCCCGTGCGCGACAAAACGTTATTTTCGAGATGGGAATGTTGATGAATGCACTTTCTCGCAAAAATGTCGCTATTCTAATAAAACAAGAACTTGAACTCCCTTCAGATATTCATGGAATTATATACATTCCTTTTAAGAAACACGTAAAAGAAACACTTAAAGATCTTTCTTATCGACTATGTGAAGCCGGCTTCAATTTAGATGCAAAAAAAGTTTCTCATGCATCACGTTAA
- a CDS encoding thiamine phosphate synthase, translated as MTQQTNKPIESPLFPQLVLTLDIRRNTPHSFLRPILQTKSFACVILYDSEKQKDNGSFLQQQAQIYAEDIQNNDAALLITDDSRIAGRIKADGLHIEDDLNALESFKNQQKEQKILGFGNLRNRHSAMLAAETGVDYLLFGKLGADKKPHAHPRNLQLAAWWAEIMETPAIIQAGSDFATFDEALKTGCEFVAVEEVILGNDNPLILLKTMQEKCENTPL; from the coding sequence ATGACACAACAAACAAATAAACCGATTGAATCCCCTCTTTTTCCTCAATTGGTTTTAACCCTCGATATTCGACGCAACACGCCGCACAGTTTTTTGCGTCCCATTTTGCAAACAAAATCCTTTGCATGCGTCATTCTTTACGATTCTGAAAAGCAAAAAGATAATGGCTCTTTTTTACAGCAACAAGCACAAATTTACGCAGAAGATATTCAAAACAATGACGCTGCTCTTCTCATCACTGATGACAGCCGCATTGCAGGACGCATAAAGGCTGATGGTTTGCACATAGAAGATGATCTTAATGCACTTGAAAGCTTTAAAAACCAGCAAAAGGAACAAAAAATCTTAGGCTTTGGCAATCTACGCAATCGCCATAGTGCCATGCTTGCAGCAGAAACAGGTGTTGATTATCTTCTGTTTGGCAAATTAGGAGCTGATAAAAAACCCCATGCGCACCCCCGTAATCTCCAATTAGCTGCGTGGTGGGCAGAGATTATGGAAACCCCTGCCATTATCCAAGCAGGAAGCGATTTTGCAACCTTTGATGAAGCCTTAAAGACTGGATGTGAATTTGTCGCTGTAGAAGAAGTTATTTTGGGGAACGACAATCCTTTAATATTGCTTAAAACAATGCAAGAAAAATGTGAAAACACCCCCTTGTAA